The following coding sequences are from one Musa acuminata AAA Group cultivar baxijiao chromosome BXJ1-6, Cavendish_Baxijiao_AAA, whole genome shotgun sequence window:
- the LOC103988549 gene encoding protein PAT1 homolog 2 isoform X2 yields MEEVELGGLEDDDVGDDSGFLGIDDEDYQFSYLGDRIEGEGIGSITDIDDLASTFSKLNKNTVELRSTGVIGDRGSLSREGSSTANWAQEPGFSNWQDQHILDVENVQDGRRWWSHPHPHSGHFTDSRPLYRTSSSPQQQQQFQPSEPIHIPKSHHISFPPPGAPSQFFPHHTHHGMVSSPPGVQVPFSPPNPYPLSQLRPSAALAQFCPPGLPGNIRQQNHWSERPSFLSWDNSNMLSDVTQHHRPQLNNSVPSQLLTQQQQQQHGIHQLLPPISHFPHMQPQQFHPGHSPSQMMNRFEAEFRDPRLRPMSRGRQSFGFSQQSSDIGSQKLDNGWPKFRSKYMTTEELENILRMQHAATHCNDPYIDDYYHQACLAKKSAGSSMKHHFCPNVTKDLSFRARSKDEPHAYLRVDALGRLSFSSIRRPRPLLEVESQSATVDNIYDQKSPIKPLEQEPMLAARITIEDGFCLLLAVDDIDRLLKFSQPQDGGSQLRRKREFLLQELVASLQLVDPFSPGKSGHSGLTPNDDIVFLRLVFLPKGRKLLSRYLQLLIPSSSELIRVICMAIFRHLRFLFGVLPLDSSSPESTVNLAKTISLCINGMDLSALSACLAAIVCSSEQPPLRPLGSSAGDCATVIIKSLLDKATELLTDRNTATNHSIPSRNMWQASFDAFFGLLTKYCLSKYDSIMQSVPLQAPNAAIAGPEVTGAIRREMPVELLRASLPHTNDHQRKLLLDFAQRTIPATEHNADGGNNGH; encoded by the exons ATGGAGGAAGTTGAGCTAGGGGGATTGGAAGATGATGATGTTGGTGACGATTCTGGCTTTCTTGGGATTGATGATGAGGATTATCAATTTTCTTACCTGGGGGATAGAATAGAA GGGGAAGGCATTGGATCCATCACTGATATTGATGACCTTGCAAGTACCTTTTCAAAG TTGAACAAGAATACTGTTGAACTGAGGAGCACGGGGGTAATTGGTGATAGGGGTTCTTTATCTAGGGAAG GTTCATCAACAGCAAACTGGGCACAGGAGCCAGGATTCTCAAACTGGCAAGATCAGCATATATTAGATGTCGAAAATGTCCAGGATGGTAGAAGGTGGTGGTCACATCCACATCCTCATTCAGGGCATTTTACGGACTCCAGACCTCTGTACAGAACATCCTCCTCTCCTCAGCAGCAACAACAATTCCAACCTAGTGAACCAATCCATATACCAAAATCTCATCACATTTCCTTTCCTCCACCTGGTGCACCCTCACAGTTTTTCCCACATCACACACACCATGGAATGGTTTCATCTCCTCCTGGTGTCCAGGTGCCTTTCTCTCCGCCAAATCCCTATCCTTTATCCCAACTTCGTCCTTCAGCAGCACTGGCTCAGTTTTGTCCACCTGGGCTCCCCGGTAATATCAGGCAACAGAATCATTGGTCAGAACGACCTAGTTTCCTTTCATGGGACAATTCAAATATGTTATCTGATGTCACCCAGCATCACAGGCCTCAGTTAAACAATTCAGTTCCTTCTCAACTGCtgacacaacaacaacaacaacaacatggaATTCACCAACTTTTGCCTCCAATCTCACATTTTCCCCACATGCAGCCTCAGCAGTTCCACCCTGGTCATTCCCCATCACAGATGATGAATAGGTTTGAAGCTGAGTTTAGAGACCCGAGATTGAGACCAATGTCCAGGGGGAGACAGAGCTTTGGTTTTTCTCAACAGTCTTCTGATATTGGCAGCCAGAAGTTAGATAATGGGTGGCCAAAATTTCGTTCAAAGTACATGACAACTGAAGAGCTTGAAAATATTTTGAGAATGCAACACGCTGCAACTCATTGCAATGACCCCTACATAGATGATTATTATCACCAAGCTTGCCTAGCAAAAAAATCTGCTGGATCAAGTATGAAGCACCATTTCTGCCCAAATGTCACCAAGGATCTGTCTTTTAGAGCACGGTCAAAGGACGAGCCACATGCGTATCTCCGGGTGGATGCTCTTGGAAGACTTTCCTTCTCCTCAATCCGTAGACCTCGTCCGCTTCTTGAAGTTGAATCACAATCAGCAACAGTGGATAACATCTACGACCAGAAATCACCTATAAAGCCTCTAGAGCAGGAACCTATGTTGGCTGCTAGAATCACCATTGAGGATGGCTTTTGCCTTCTGCTTGCTGTAGATGACATCGATCGCCTCTTAAAATTCAGCCAGCCACAGGATGGTGGCTCCCAACTTAGGAGGAAaagggaattcctcttacaagagcTTGTTGCATCACTTCAGCTAGTTGATCCATTTAGCCCTGGTAAATCTGGCCACTCTGGGCTAACCCCAAATGATGATATTGTGTTTCTTCGCCTAGTCTTTCTGCCAAAGGGCCGGAAGCTTCTTTCCCGGTACCTTCAACTCCTAATCCCAAGCAGTAGTGAGCTAATCCGTGTCATTTGCATGGCTATATTCCGCCACCTGAGATTTCTATTTGGAGTCCTGCCATTGGATTCTAGTTCACCTGAAAGCACAGTTAATCTTGCAAAGACTATTTCTTTATGCATAAATGGCATGGACCTTAGTGCTCTCAGTGCTTGCCTAGCTGCCATTGTTTGTTCCTCGGAACAGCCACCTCTTCGTCCACTTGGAAGCTCTGCTGGTGATTGTGCCACCGTCATCATAAAATCCCTTCTTGATAAGGCGACTGAGCTGCTGACAGACCGTAATACTGCTACCAACCATAGCATACCTAGCCGTAATATGTGGCAGGCATCATTTGATGCCTTCTTTGGGCTTCTCACAAAGTACTGTCTTAGTAAATATGACAGTATAATGCAGTCTGTACCTCTCCAGGCTCCAAATGCTGCTATTGCTGGGCCAGAAGTCACCGGAGCTATACGCAGGGAGATGCCTGTGGAGTTGTTACGAGCTAGTCTCCCTCATACTAACGATCATCAGCGTAAGCTACTGCTTGATTTTGCTCAAAG
- the LOC103988549 gene encoding protein PAT1 homolog 2 isoform X1, with the protein MAVIDGEGGGSEDAGAGDGIGGHGGGVSDIAQFDASQYAFFGNSVMEEVELGGLEDDDVGDDSGFLGIDDEDYQFSYLGDRIEGEGIGSITDIDDLASTFSKLNKNTVELRSTGVIGDRGSLSREGSSTANWAQEPGFSNWQDQHILDVENVQDGRRWWSHPHPHSGHFTDSRPLYRTSSSPQQQQQFQPSEPIHIPKSHHISFPPPGAPSQFFPHHTHHGMVSSPPGVQVPFSPPNPYPLSQLRPSAALAQFCPPGLPGNIRQQNHWSERPSFLSWDNSNMLSDVTQHHRPQLNNSVPSQLLTQQQQQQHGIHQLLPPISHFPHMQPQQFHPGHSPSQMMNRFEAEFRDPRLRPMSRGRQSFGFSQQSSDIGSQKLDNGWPKFRSKYMTTEELENILRMQHAATHCNDPYIDDYYHQACLAKKSAGSSMKHHFCPNVTKDLSFRARSKDEPHAYLRVDALGRLSFSSIRRPRPLLEVESQSATVDNIYDQKSPIKPLEQEPMLAARITIEDGFCLLLAVDDIDRLLKFSQPQDGGSQLRRKREFLLQELVASLQLVDPFSPGKSGHSGLTPNDDIVFLRLVFLPKGRKLLSRYLQLLIPSSSELIRVICMAIFRHLRFLFGVLPLDSSSPESTVNLAKTISLCINGMDLSALSACLAAIVCSSEQPPLRPLGSSAGDCATVIIKSLLDKATELLTDRNTATNHSIPSRNMWQASFDAFFGLLTKYCLSKYDSIMQSVPLQAPNAAIAGPEVTGAIRREMPVELLRASLPHTNDHQRKLLLDFAQRTIPATEHNADGGNNGH; encoded by the exons ATGGCGGTGATCGATGGAGAAGGCGGGGGCTCGGAGGACGCAGGCGCCGGTGATGGGATTGGAGGACACGGCGGCGGTGTCTCTG ATATAGCTCAATTTGATGCTTCACAATATGCATTTTTTGGAAATAGTGTCATGGAGGAAGTTGAGCTAGGGGGATTGGAAGATGATGATGTTGGTGACGATTCTGGCTTTCTTGGGATTGATGATGAGGATTATCAATTTTCTTACCTGGGGGATAGAATAGAA GGGGAAGGCATTGGATCCATCACTGATATTGATGACCTTGCAAGTACCTTTTCAAAG TTGAACAAGAATACTGTTGAACTGAGGAGCACGGGGGTAATTGGTGATAGGGGTTCTTTATCTAGGGAAG GTTCATCAACAGCAAACTGGGCACAGGAGCCAGGATTCTCAAACTGGCAAGATCAGCATATATTAGATGTCGAAAATGTCCAGGATGGTAGAAGGTGGTGGTCACATCCACATCCTCATTCAGGGCATTTTACGGACTCCAGACCTCTGTACAGAACATCCTCCTCTCCTCAGCAGCAACAACAATTCCAACCTAGTGAACCAATCCATATACCAAAATCTCATCACATTTCCTTTCCTCCACCTGGTGCACCCTCACAGTTTTTCCCACATCACACACACCATGGAATGGTTTCATCTCCTCCTGGTGTCCAGGTGCCTTTCTCTCCGCCAAATCCCTATCCTTTATCCCAACTTCGTCCTTCAGCAGCACTGGCTCAGTTTTGTCCACCTGGGCTCCCCGGTAATATCAGGCAACAGAATCATTGGTCAGAACGACCTAGTTTCCTTTCATGGGACAATTCAAATATGTTATCTGATGTCACCCAGCATCACAGGCCTCAGTTAAACAATTCAGTTCCTTCTCAACTGCtgacacaacaacaacaacaacaacatggaATTCACCAACTTTTGCCTCCAATCTCACATTTTCCCCACATGCAGCCTCAGCAGTTCCACCCTGGTCATTCCCCATCACAGATGATGAATAGGTTTGAAGCTGAGTTTAGAGACCCGAGATTGAGACCAATGTCCAGGGGGAGACAGAGCTTTGGTTTTTCTCAACAGTCTTCTGATATTGGCAGCCAGAAGTTAGATAATGGGTGGCCAAAATTTCGTTCAAAGTACATGACAACTGAAGAGCTTGAAAATATTTTGAGAATGCAACACGCTGCAACTCATTGCAATGACCCCTACATAGATGATTATTATCACCAAGCTTGCCTAGCAAAAAAATCTGCTGGATCAAGTATGAAGCACCATTTCTGCCCAAATGTCACCAAGGATCTGTCTTTTAGAGCACGGTCAAAGGACGAGCCACATGCGTATCTCCGGGTGGATGCTCTTGGAAGACTTTCCTTCTCCTCAATCCGTAGACCTCGTCCGCTTCTTGAAGTTGAATCACAATCAGCAACAGTGGATAACATCTACGACCAGAAATCACCTATAAAGCCTCTAGAGCAGGAACCTATGTTGGCTGCTAGAATCACCATTGAGGATGGCTTTTGCCTTCTGCTTGCTGTAGATGACATCGATCGCCTCTTAAAATTCAGCCAGCCACAGGATGGTGGCTCCCAACTTAGGAGGAAaagggaattcctcttacaagagcTTGTTGCATCACTTCAGCTAGTTGATCCATTTAGCCCTGGTAAATCTGGCCACTCTGGGCTAACCCCAAATGATGATATTGTGTTTCTTCGCCTAGTCTTTCTGCCAAAGGGCCGGAAGCTTCTTTCCCGGTACCTTCAACTCCTAATCCCAAGCAGTAGTGAGCTAATCCGTGTCATTTGCATGGCTATATTCCGCCACCTGAGATTTCTATTTGGAGTCCTGCCATTGGATTCTAGTTCACCTGAAAGCACAGTTAATCTTGCAAAGACTATTTCTTTATGCATAAATGGCATGGACCTTAGTGCTCTCAGTGCTTGCCTAGCTGCCATTGTTTGTTCCTCGGAACAGCCACCTCTTCGTCCACTTGGAAGCTCTGCTGGTGATTGTGCCACCGTCATCATAAAATCCCTTCTTGATAAGGCGACTGAGCTGCTGACAGACCGTAATACTGCTACCAACCATAGCATACCTAGCCGTAATATGTGGCAGGCATCATTTGATGCCTTCTTTGGGCTTCTCACAAAGTACTGTCTTAGTAAATATGACAGTATAATGCAGTCTGTACCTCTCCAGGCTCCAAATGCTGCTATTGCTGGGCCAGAAGTCACCGGAGCTATACGCAGGGAGATGCCTGTGGAGTTGTTACGAGCTAGTCTCCCTCATACTAACGATCATCAGCGTAAGCTACTGCTTGATTTTGCTCAAAG
- the LOC135676539 gene encoding protein G1-like1, which produces MPSANSDSSGNSGAPDGVGRPSRYESQKRRDWNSFRQYLRNHRPPLELARCSGAHVLEFLRYLDQFGKTKVHAAGCPFFGHPHPPAPCPCPLRQAWGSLDALVGRLRAAFEEDGGQPEANPFAARAVRLYLREVRDSQAKARGIAYEKKKRKRPFPPLQGYNPQPPVPMAAAVPVIGYDQPESDLNLVSGGYQHHLHGHLMLPTVDASGDDAAVMAVAEAHSGGMIPLSVLN; this is translated from the coding sequence ATGCCGTCGGCGAACTCGGATAGCTCGGGGAATTCGGGCGCTCCTGATGGCGTCGGCAGGCCGAGCCGGTACGAGTCGCAGAAGCGGCGCGACTGGAACTCCTTCAGACAGTACCTCCGCAACCACCGCCCGCCGCTCGAGCTTGCCCGGTGCAGCGGCGCCCACGTGCTCGAGTTCCTCCGCTACCTCGACCAGTTCGGCAAGACCAAGGTCCACGCCGCCGGGTGCCCCTTCTTCGGCCACCCGCATCCCCCGGCACCGTGCCCCTGCCCCCTCAGGCAGGCCTGGGGCAGCCTCGACGCGCTCGTGGGCCGCCTCCGCGCCGCCTTCGAGGAGGACGGCGGCCAGCCGGAGGCCAACCCCTTCGCGGCGCGTGCCGTCCGGCTGTACCTCAGGGAGGTGAGGGACAGCCAGGCCAAAGCGAGGGGGATCGCTTACGAGAAGAAGAAGCGAAAGCGGCCCTTTCCGCCGCTGCAGGGCTACAACCCGCAGCCACCGGTTCCCATGGCGGCGGCAGTTCCCGTCATCGGCTATGATCAGCCGGAATCCGACCTAAACTTGGTGAGTGGCGGATACCAACATCACCTCCATGGGCATCTGATGCTCCCCACCGTGGACGCCAGCGGAGACGACGCAGCGGTAATGGCGGTCGCCGAGGCGCATTCCGGTGGCATGATACCGCTCTCGGTGCTCAACTAA
- the LOC135676540 gene encoding tubulin beta chain, with protein sequence MREILHIQGGQCGNQIGAKFWEVICDEHGIDGSGRYNGDSELQLERINVYYNEASGGRYVPRAVLMDLEPGTMDSVRSGPFGQIFRPDNFVFGQSGAGNNWAKGHYTEGAELIDSVLDVVRKEAENCDCLQGFQVCHSLGGGTGSGMGTLLISKIREEYPDRMMLTFSVFPSPKVSDTVVEPYNATLSVHQLVENADECMVLDNEALYDICFRTLKLATPTFGDLNHLISATMSGVTCCLRFPGQLNSDLRKLAVNLIPFPRLHFFMVGFAPLTSRGSQQYRALTVPELTQQMWDAKNMMCAADPRHGRYLTASAMFRGKMSTKEVDEQMINVQNKNSSYFVEWIPNNVKSSVCDIPPKGLKMASTFIGNSTSIQEMFRRVSEQFTAMFRRKAFLHWYTGEGMDEMEFTEAESNMNDLVAEYQQYQDATADVEDYEEEEEEGEEA encoded by the exons ATGAGGGAGATCCTGCACATCCAGGGTGGGCAATGTGGGAACCAGATCGGGGCTAAGTTCTGGGAGGTGATATGCGACGAGCATGGCATCGACGGCAGCGGCAGGTACAACGGTGACTCTGAACTCCAGCTCGAGCGGATTAATGTTTACTACAACGAGGCCAGCGGGGGTCGATACGTCCCCCGGGCGGTGCTCATGGATCTCGAGCCTGGCACGATGGACTCCGTCAGATCCGGGCCGTTCGGCCAGATCTTCAGGCCGGATAACTTCGTCTTCGGGCAGTCCGGCGCCGGGAACAACTGGGCAAAGGGCCACTACACTGAGGGCGCGGAGCTCATTGATTCGGTACTCGATGTAGTGCGGAAGGAGGCAGAGAACTGTGATTGCTTGCAAG GGTTCCAAGTCTGCCATTCTTTAGGAGGAGGTACTGGTTCTGGCATGGGCACACTTCTCATCTCCAAGATCAGAGAGGAGTATCCAGATCGCATGATGCTGACATTCTCTGTTTTTCCATCACCAAAGGTCTCTGATACAGTTGTGGAACCATATAATGCTACTCTCTCAGTGCATCAGCTTGTTGAGAATGCTGATGAATGTATGGTGCTGGACAATGAAGCATTGTATGACATTTGCTTCCGCACGCTAAAGCTTGCAACCCCAACCT TCGGAGATCTTAATCACCTCATCTCTGCTACAATGAGTGGTGTCACCTGCTGCCTCCGGTTCCCTGGTCAGCTCAATTCTGACCTCCGGAAGCTTGCCGTGAACCTGATTCCCTTCCCCCGCCTCCACTTCTTCATGGTGGGGTTCGCACCACTGACATCAAGGGGCTCCCAGCAATACAGGGCCCTCACTGTTCCTGAGTTGACCCAACAGATGTGGGATGCCAAGAACATGATGTGTGCTGCCGACCCCCGTCACGGCCGTTACCTGACCGCCTCAGCCATGTTCCGTGGAAAGATGAGCACCAAGGAGGTCGATGAGCAGATGATCAATGTTCAGAACAAGAACAGCTCCTACTTCGTCGAGTGGATACCAAACAATGTCAAATCCAGTGTGTGTGACATTCCACCCAAGGGGCTGAAGATGGCATCCACTTTCATTGGGAACTCAACCTCCATCCAGGAGATGTTCAGGCGGGTGAGCGAGCAGTTCACCGCCATGTTCAGGAGGAAGGCTTTCTTGCACTGGTACACTGGCGAGGGCATGGACGAGATGGAGTTCACTGAGGCCGAGAGCAATATGAATGACTTGGTGGCAGAGTATCAGCAGTATCAGGATGCAACAGCTGATGTGGAAGAttatgaggaagaggaagaggaaggggaggAAGCTTGA